One part of the Truepera radiovictrix DSM 17093 genome encodes these proteins:
- a CDS encoding ABC transporter permease, which produces MLAYLLRRLASALLSVTLAAALVFGALQAIPGDPAVAILGLNASPEAVAALRAQLGLDEPPLTRFVGWFGGALRGDFGTSLNYGTPVRALIAERLAVSLPLALGGMLLACLIALPLGIAAALARGTPLDPALTALAQLGAAVPSFWLGLLLILLFSVQLGWLPAGGFVPWSRDPAGYLRSLALPTLALGLGQAAVIMRMTRAAMLETLAQDFVRTARAKGLPARRVILGHGLRNALVTLVTVFGLSFSQVLVGAIVIEQVFSLPGLGRLALTAIGTRDFPLLQGEILVYASVIVFMSLLVDLSYGLLDPRIRYD; this is translated from the coding sequence GTGCTCGCCTACCTCCTGCGCCGCCTCGCCTCCGCGCTCCTCAGCGTCACCCTGGCGGCGGCGCTCGTCTTCGGGGCGCTGCAGGCGATCCCCGGCGACCCCGCCGTGGCGATCTTGGGCCTGAACGCCTCCCCCGAGGCGGTCGCCGCGCTGCGCGCCCAGCTCGGCCTCGACGAGCCGCCGCTGACGCGCTTCGTAGGGTGGTTCGGCGGCGCCCTACGGGGCGACTTCGGCACCTCGCTCAACTACGGTACGCCCGTGCGGGCGCTTATCGCCGAGCGCCTCGCCGTCTCCTTGCCGCTCGCCTTGGGCGGGATGCTGCTCGCTTGCCTCATCGCCCTGCCGCTCGGGATCGCCGCGGCCTTGGCGCGCGGCACCCCGCTCGACCCCGCGCTGACCGCCCTCGCGCAGCTCGGCGCCGCCGTACCGTCGTTTTGGCTCGGGCTGCTGCTCATCCTGCTCTTTAGCGTGCAGCTCGGTTGGCTCCCCGCGGGCGGCTTCGTCCCCTGGTCGCGCGACCCCGCGGGGTACCTGCGGAGCCTCGCGCTGCCGACGCTGGCGCTCGGGCTCGGGCAAGCGGCGGTGATCATGCGGATGACGCGCGCGGCGATGCTCGAGACCCTCGCGCAAGACTTTGTCCGCACGGCCCGCGCCAAGGGCCTCCCCGCGCGCCGCGTGATCTTGGGGCACGGCCTGCGCAACGCCCTCGTCACGCTCGTGACGGTGTTTGGCCTGTCGTTTTCGCAGGTTCTGGTGGGCGCTATCGTCATCGAACAGGTGTTTTCGTTGCCGGGGCTCGGGCGCCTCGCACTCACCGCCATCGGCACCCGCGACTTCCCGCTGCTGCAGGGTGAAATCCTCGTCTACGCCAGCGTCATCGTCTTTATGAGCCTGCTCGTCGACCTCTCTTACGGCCTGCTCGACCCACGCATCCGCTACGACTGA
- a CDS encoding ABC transporter permease, protein MPQRPPLNLLVGALLIGTVTVSALLSFVWLPHDPNAMNFAAQLAPPSAAHPLGTDQFGRDLLSRLMVGSRGALFVGFVAVSIALGAGCLIGALAGFVGGLLDEALMRLVDVLYAFPPILMALLLAAVYQPGILTAMVAIGIATTPVFTRLMRAGVLELKGRDFVEASFALGSSPARLLLRHILPNALSPIIVQASLSFAVAVLAEAALSFLGLGTPPRTPSWGNMLREAQGFLALSPYPVLVPGLAIVATVLGFSLLGDGLRDLRDPRGR, encoded by the coding sequence ATGCCCCAACGCCCCCCCCTCAACCTGCTCGTCGGCGCGCTCCTTATCGGCACCGTGACCGTGAGCGCGCTGCTCAGCTTTGTCTGGCTCCCGCACGACCCCAACGCGATGAACTTTGCCGCGCAGCTCGCGCCGCCGAGCGCCGCCCACCCTCTAGGCACCGACCAGTTCGGGCGCGACCTCTTAAGCCGCCTCATGGTGGGCTCGAGGGGGGCGCTCTTCGTCGGTTTTGTGGCGGTCAGCATCGCCCTCGGCGCGGGCTGCCTCATCGGCGCCCTGGCGGGGTTTGTCGGCGGGCTCCTCGACGAAGCCCTCATGCGCCTCGTCGACGTGCTCTACGCGTTTCCCCCCATCCTCATGGCGCTCCTCTTGGCCGCCGTGTACCAACCCGGCATCCTGACGGCGATGGTCGCGATCGGCATCGCCACCACCCCGGTCTTTACCCGGCTCATGCGGGCGGGCGTGTTGGAACTCAAGGGGCGCGACTTCGTCGAGGCGTCCTTTGCGCTCGGCTCGAGCCCCGCGCGCTTGCTGCTGCGCCACATCCTACCGAACGCGCTCTCGCCCATTATCGTGCAGGCGAGCCTCAGCTTCGCGGTCGCCGTGCTCGCGGAGGCGGCGCTGTCGTTTCTCGGCCTCGGCACCCCGCCGCGCACCCCGAGTTGGGGCAACATGCTCCGCGAGGCGCAGGGGTTTTTGGCGCTCAGCCCCTACCCGGTGCTCGTACCGGGGCTCGCCATCGTCGCCACGGTGCTCGGCTTTAGCCTCCTCGGCGACGGCCTGCGCGACCTGCGCGACCCGCGGGGGCGCTAG
- a CDS encoding THUMP domain-containing class I SAM-dependent RNA methyltransferase, protein MPPLTPRALERRLKRYVWGETHDFLAVCAPGLEAVLLGEVRGLPGVTDLVRVRGGVSFRGPFESLYHANLELATAHRVLWRIGAFLAQSYPMLFNKARRLPWERFVGFQQEVAYHVAARASRLRHGPKIAATLHSALSDALAPLGLGAAHVEAAPLTVHARLFRDRCTLSLDTSGEHLHRRGYRTHVGEAPLRETLAAGILLALGAPAFDLIVDPMCGSGTLLIEAERLARRRPPGEFRRFAFEHFPSFRPPRYARLREKALSTPAPERLPRLYGFDRDARVLEAATHNARAAGVAGAITFTQADALTHPLAPLRAPHERALLVCNPPYGHRLGEGRALYRRLATALKPLSGWRVAILMPEPAWLAELPRAPALRFQNGGLDVVLVTGKLP, encoded by the coding sequence GTGCCGCCGCTAACGCCGCGCGCGCTCGAGCGCCGCCTCAAGCGCTACGTGTGGGGTGAGACGCACGACTTTCTAGCGGTGTGCGCCCCCGGCCTCGAGGCCGTCCTCTTAGGGGAGGTGCGGGGGCTCCCCGGGGTCACCGACCTCGTGCGCGTGCGCGGCGGGGTCAGCTTCCGGGGCCCCTTTGAAAGCCTCTACCACGCCAACTTGGAGCTTGCGACCGCGCACCGCGTGCTCTGGCGCATCGGCGCGTTTTTGGCGCAGTCCTACCCCATGCTCTTTAACAAGGCGCGCAGGCTCCCCTGGGAGCGCTTCGTGGGCTTTCAGCAGGAGGTGGCGTACCACGTCGCCGCGCGCGCCTCGAGGCTGCGCCACGGCCCCAAAATCGCCGCGACGCTCCACAGCGCCCTCTCGGACGCGCTCGCCCCTTTGGGCCTCGGCGCGGCGCACGTCGAGGCCGCCCCGCTCACCGTCCACGCGCGGCTCTTTCGCGACCGCTGCACCCTGAGCCTAGACACCAGCGGCGAGCACCTGCACCGGCGCGGCTACCGCACCCATGTCGGCGAGGCGCCTTTGCGCGAAACGTTGGCCGCCGGCATCCTGCTCGCTCTAGGCGCCCCCGCGTTCGACCTCATCGTCGACCCCATGTGCGGCAGCGGCACCCTGCTCATAGAGGCCGAGCGCCTCGCGCGCCGCCGCCCCCCCGGCGAGTTTCGGCGCTTCGCCTTCGAGCACTTCCCAAGTTTTCGCCCCCCCCGCTACGCGCGCCTTAGGGAAAAGGCGCTCAGCACCCCCGCGCCGGAGCGCCTGCCCCGCCTTTACGGCTTCGACCGCGACGCGAGGGTGTTGGAGGCGGCCACGCACAACGCCCGCGCGGCGGGGGTCGCGGGCGCGATCACGTTCACTCAGGCCGACGCGCTCACGCACCCGCTCGCACCCCTCCGAGCGCCCCACGAACGGGCGCTGCTGGTCTGCAACCCGCCCTACGGCCATCGCTTGGGCGAGGGTCGGGCGCTCTACCGCCGCCTCGCGACCGCCCTCAAACCGCTCTCGGGGTGGCGCGTCGCCATCTTGATGCCCGAACCCGCGTGGCTCGCCGAGCTCCCGCGAGCGCCGGCGCTGCGCTTTCAAAACGGCGGCCTAGACGTCGTGCTCGTCACCGGAAAGCTGCCCTAA
- a CDS encoding 30S ribosomal protein S1 has protein sequence MTQATPTDEPTQTDAEQPDVVQTAETRTAAPEAADAPETPPAEPSVDAKSTDSSETRSGDAAGDAETMTMEEVMAASDEQLARKPIHRGMITTGTVIMLSQEGLVVDVGQKVEGLVPYNQLFEFEVDAAEAAKYFKPGDELQVYAVRVDIPNSTIILSKKRADQERAWNLLQDIYDKKLPVEVEIVEKVRGGLVANLGVRAFLPASQVDVRRVNDLSPYVGKRLKVRIIELNRRRNRVIISRRSILEEELAEQKAETLKKLEPGARLEGEVVEITDFGAFVNLGGIDGLVHRSEITHGRFNHPREVLEVGQKVKVEVLDMDLERERINLSMKSLRADPWENVLANYHIGQKISGKVTNLTPFGAFVEIEEGLEGLIHVSEMSWTKRVRHPKELLEEGQEVEAMILKIDVQQQRISLGMRQTQPDPWSSLPDRYPPGTEVTGPITGLTDFGVFMEIEEGIEGLVHISELAHEHIEDISEHFSRGDEITAVILNIDPVEQRASLSRKRLLPYNASMSDDLGTVPMGAPQGRGGSRKGRRGGRRSQGIDYDYSYAAADAGAKTTTKLGDVYADLFAQFGLTDAKESEKETAAQEAPSEPEAPKAEAAASAPPERAPAEPQTPKPQPQASHQEPEVEPENAIDAAEAAALLTAAFRQGKRPTTEKTEDNEA, from the coding sequence ATGACCCAAGCGACACCCACAGACGAACCCACCCAAACCGACGCCGAGCAGCCCGACGTGGTGCAGACCGCCGAGACGCGCACCGCCGCCCCCGAAGCAGCGGACGCGCCCGAGACACCTCCTGCCGAGCCGAGTGTGGACGCTAAAAGCACCGATAGCAGCGAGACCCGGAGCGGCGACGCAGCCGGTGACGCCGAGACCATGACCATGGAGGAGGTCATGGCGGCGTCTGATGAGCAGCTCGCGCGCAAACCGATCCACCGCGGGATGATCACGACGGGAACGGTGATCATGCTCTCGCAAGAGGGCCTCGTGGTCGACGTCGGCCAGAAGGTCGAGGGGCTCGTCCCCTACAACCAGCTCTTCGAGTTCGAGGTCGACGCCGCCGAGGCGGCCAAGTACTTTAAACCGGGCGACGAGCTGCAGGTCTACGCGGTCCGCGTCGACATCCCCAACAGCACCATCATCTTGTCGAAAAAGCGCGCCGACCAAGAGCGTGCTTGGAACCTGCTCCAGGACATCTACGACAAGAAGCTGCCGGTCGAGGTCGAGATCGTCGAAAAGGTCCGCGGCGGTCTGGTCGCCAACCTGGGCGTGCGCGCCTTTTTGCCGGCGAGCCAAGTTGACGTTCGCCGCGTCAACGACCTCTCCCCGTACGTGGGCAAGCGGCTCAAGGTGCGCATCATCGAGCTTAACCGCCGCCGCAACCGCGTCATCATCTCGCGCCGCTCAATCCTCGAAGAGGAGCTCGCCGAGCAGAAGGCCGAGACGCTTAAAAAGCTCGAGCCCGGCGCGCGCTTGGAGGGCGAAGTCGTCGAGATCACCGACTTCGGCGCTTTCGTCAACCTAGGCGGGATCGACGGCCTGGTACACCGCAGCGAGATCACCCACGGCCGCTTCAACCACCCGCGCGAAGTCTTAGAGGTCGGGCAGAAGGTCAAGGTCGAGGTGCTCGACATGGACTTGGAGCGCGAGCGCATCAACCTGTCCATGAAGTCGCTGCGCGCTGATCCCTGGGAGAACGTGCTGGCCAACTACCACATCGGCCAGAAAATCAGCGGCAAGGTCACCAACCTCACCCCGTTCGGCGCTTTCGTCGAGATCGAAGAGGGGTTAGAGGGGCTGATTCACGTCTCCGAGATGAGCTGGACGAAGCGCGTCCGCCACCCCAAAGAGCTGCTCGAAGAGGGCCAAGAGGTCGAGGCGATGATCCTCAAGATCGACGTGCAGCAGCAGCGCATCTCGCTCGGTATGCGCCAGACCCAACCGGACCCCTGGAGCAGCCTCCCCGACCGCTACCCGCCCGGCACCGAGGTCACGGGGCCGATCACCGGCCTTACCGACTTCGGCGTCTTTATGGAGATCGAAGAGGGCATCGAGGGCCTCGTGCACATCAGCGAGCTCGCCCACGAGCACATCGAGGACATCTCGGAGCACTTTAGCCGTGGCGACGAGATCACCGCCGTGATCCTCAACATCGACCCCGTCGAGCAGCGCGCGAGCCTGTCGCGCAAGCGCCTGCTGCCCTACAACGCCAGCATGAGCGACGACCTCGGGACCGTCCCGATGGGCGCCCCTCAGGGCCGTGGCGGGAGCCGCAAAGGGCGCCGCGGTGGCCGCCGCAGCCAGGGCATCGACTACGACTACTCGTACGCCGCTGCTGACGCGGGTGCCAAGACGACCACCAAGCTCGGCGACGTCTACGCCGACCTCTTCGCGCAGTTCGGGCTGACCGACGCCAAAGAGTCGGAGAAGGAGACCGCCGCCCAGGAGGCACCCAGCGAGCCGGAAGCGCCCAAGGCCGAAGCCGCTGCTAGCGCGCCGCCGGAGCGGGCGCCAGCCGAACCGCAGACGCCCAAACCGCAACCCCAGGCGAGCCATCAAGAGCCAGAGGTCGAGCCGGAGAACGCCATCGACGCGGCCGAAGCGGCGGCGCTCCTCACCGCCGCTTTCCGCCAGGGCAAACGCCCGACCACCGAGAAGACCGAGGATAACGAGGCGTAA
- a CDS encoding LemA family protein, with the protein MGWILLVLLVVLALAAVALYNRIIVLENRLKNAWAQVDVQLRRRNDLIPNLLETVKGYAVHERELFTRLGEARERSLRATSIPEQADAANQVTAALRSVFAVAENYPELRANENFLALQGELAETENKIAYARQFYNDAVLQFNNAIQTVPGVFLAGPMGKREQEPLETPAEERRAPKVAF; encoded by the coding sequence GTGGGTTGGATCCTGCTCGTGTTGCTCGTCGTCCTGGCGCTCGCTGCGGTCGCGCTCTACAACCGCATCATCGTCCTCGAGAACCGCCTGAAAAACGCCTGGGCGCAGGTCGACGTGCAGCTAAGGCGCCGCAACGACCTCATTCCCAACCTGTTGGAGACCGTCAAGGGGTACGCGGTTCACGAGCGCGAGCTGTTTACCCGCTTGGGTGAGGCGCGCGAGCGCTCGCTGCGTGCGACCAGCATCCCCGAGCAGGCCGACGCCGCCAACCAGGTCACGGCGGCCCTGAGGAGCGTGTTCGCGGTGGCGGAGAACTACCCCGAGCTGCGCGCGAACGAAAACTTCCTCGCGCTCCAGGGCGAGCTCGCGGAGACGGAGAACAAAATCGCCTACGCGCGGCAGTTCTACAACGACGCGGTGCTGCAGTTTAACAACGCCATCCAGACCGTGCCGGGGGTTTTCCTGGCGGGGCCGATGGGTAAGCGCGAGCAGGAGCCGCTCGAGACCCCCGCCGAGGAGCGTCGCGCGCCGAAGGTGGCGTTTTAA
- the mnmA gene encoding tRNA 2-thiouridine(34) synthase MnmA produces the protein MLAPSPTLEPQTTDAAPKGRVLCAMSGGVDSSLAAALLKEAGYAVQGAMLRFWPDDRPKGAFDLCCSPDAAFDARRVADAIDVPFYLLDAREQFDEVVISPFVPTYEAGRTPNPCVWCNREIKFGTFLKKARRLGCDYIATGHYVRRVDGPGGVELHRGEDDTKDQTYFLWALERSILPHLLFPLGALSKTQVRELAEARGFATADKRSSHGLCFITTSVKDYLRDFSERRPGAVLDASDGFKKVGEHSGVQFYTIGQRRGLGLYHSHLERFVVDLRSETNEVIVGTREMCHWRGLRAEQANWLLDAAEVPERVLVQTRYRQRPVPASVRLSGSSFELRFDEPMFAVTLGQSAVLYHGTRLLGGGVITERLP, from the coding sequence ATGCTTGCTCCCTCGCCGACTCTGGAACCTCAAACGACCGACGCGGCCCCCAAGGGCCGCGTGCTCTGCGCCATGTCGGGCGGGGTGGATTCGTCGTTGGCGGCGGCGCTCCTGAAAGAGGCGGGGTACGCCGTCCAGGGGGCGATGCTGCGCTTTTGGCCCGACGACCGCCCGAAGGGCGCTTTTGACCTCTGCTGCAGCCCCGACGCCGCTTTTGACGCGCGCCGCGTCGCCGACGCGATCGACGTGCCCTTCTACCTGTTAGACGCGCGCGAGCAGTTTGACGAGGTGGTTATTAGCCCCTTTGTCCCCACCTACGAAGCGGGGCGGACGCCGAACCCGTGCGTGTGGTGCAACCGCGAGATCAAGTTCGGCACCTTTCTCAAAAAAGCGCGGCGGCTCGGGTGCGACTACATCGCCACGGGGCACTACGTGCGCCGGGTCGACGGCCCCGGGGGGGTGGAGCTGCACCGCGGCGAGGACGACACAAAGGACCAGACGTACTTTCTCTGGGCGTTAGAGCGCAGCATCTTGCCGCACCTGCTCTTCCCGCTCGGCGCGCTTAGCAAAACGCAGGTACGCGAACTCGCCGAAGCGCGCGGGTTTGCCACCGCCGACAAAAGGTCGTCACACGGGCTCTGCTTTATCACCACGAGCGTCAAGGACTACCTGCGTGACTTTAGCGAGCGCCGCCCCGGAGCCGTTTTGGACGCTTCCGACGGCTTTAAAAAGGTGGGCGAGCATAGCGGCGTGCAGTTTTACACCATCGGGCAGCGGCGCGGCTTGGGGCTCTACCACTCGCACCTCGAGCGCTTCGTGGTCGACCTGCGCTCCGAGACCAACGAGGTCATCGTGGGAACCCGCGAGATGTGCCACTGGCGCGGCCTCCGCGCGGAGCAGGCGAACTGGCTGCTCGACGCGGCGGAGGTGCCCGAGCGGGTGCTCGTGCAGACGCGTTACCGCCAGCGACCGGTGCCCGCTTCGGTGCGCCTGTCGGGCTCGAGCTTCGAACTCCGTTTTGACGAACCGATGTTCGCCGTCACGCTCGGTCAGTCGGCGGTGCTCTACCACGGCACGCGGCTCTTGGGCGGCGGGGTTATCACCGAGCGCCTGCCGTAA
- a CDS encoding nuclear transport factor 2 family protein, with amino-acid sequence MDPVDPVAVVKAATAALNAGDVEGALALYDDAVLQRAPDAAGGLGFKVRRGKAALRRTLEADSRARVRFRHLRYVASGDVVATEGVNSGLFDGVWVAQPVAAFYEVRDGKITSVTVYYDRLALQRALGH; translated from the coding sequence ATGGACCCAGTAGATCCCGTAGCTGTCGTCAAGGCGGCAACCGCCGCCTTGAACGCAGGTGATGTCGAGGGCGCGCTCGCTCTTTACGACGACGCGGTGCTCCAGCGCGCGCCGGACGCGGCGGGGGGGTTGGGCTTCAAAGTCCGGCGCGGCAAGGCGGCTCTGAGGCGCACCCTCGAGGCCGACAGCCGGGCGCGGGTCCGCTTCCGTCACCTCCGCTACGTCGCGAGCGGCGACGTCGTCGCGACCGAGGGCGTCAACAGCGGCTTATTTGACGGCGTATGGGTGGCGCAACCCGTCGCCGCCTTCTACGAGGTGCGTGACGGCAAGATCACCTCGGTGACGGTCTACTACGACCGTTTGGCGCTGCAAAGGGCGCTGGGGCACTAG
- the glpX gene encoding class II fructose-bisphosphatase: MERALVLDTVRVTEQAAIAASRVAGKGDSELVDQAGTDAMRRVLNELDIDGEIVIGEGERDEAPMLFIGEKVGRGGPGAWPVDIAVDPVEGTGITARLVNNSVAVIAIAEKGGLFQAPDTYMEKLIVGPPAAGRVNLAWPVAANLNTVAQSLDRRIEDLTVVILDRPRHKELLREVREAGARVKLIGDGDVIAALAAAVRNTGVHAVMGIGGAPEGVLAAAALKCLGGEIQGRFRPRNEEEAKRLAAMGVSTEKIYRTEELAPGENIVFSATGITDGDMLKGVRFFKDGARTHTVSMGYKSRVLRFSDAVHLLGDGARVTIQI, encoded by the coding sequence ATGGAGCGGGCGCTCGTGCTCGACACGGTGCGCGTCACCGAGCAAGCCGCCATCGCCGCGAGCCGCGTCGCCGGCAAGGGCGACTCCGAGCTCGTCGACCAAGCCGGTACCGACGCCATGCGGCGCGTGCTCAACGAACTCGACATCGACGGGGAGATCGTCATCGGCGAGGGTGAGCGCGACGAGGCGCCGATGCTCTTTATCGGCGAAAAGGTCGGGCGCGGCGGCCCGGGCGCGTGGCCCGTCGACATCGCCGTCGACCCCGTCGAGGGCACCGGCATCACCGCGCGGCTAGTCAACAACTCGGTCGCGGTCATCGCCATCGCCGAGAAGGGGGGGCTCTTCCAGGCGCCCGACACCTATATGGAGAAGCTCATCGTCGGGCCCCCCGCGGCGGGCCGGGTGAACCTGGCGTGGCCGGTCGCTGCGAACCTCAACACCGTGGCGCAGAGCCTCGACCGCCGCATCGAAGACCTCACGGTGGTCATCCTCGACCGTCCGCGCCACAAGGAGCTCTTGCGCGAGGTGCGCGAGGCGGGGGCGCGGGTCAAGCTCATCGGCGACGGCGACGTCATCGCGGCGCTCGCGGCGGCGGTGCGCAACACGGGGGTGCACGCGGTGATGGGTATCGGCGGCGCGCCCGAGGGGGTGCTCGCGGCGGCGGCGCTCAAGTGTTTGGGCGGCGAGATCCAGGGGCGCTTCCGGCCCCGCAACGAGGAGGAGGCGAAGCGCCTCGCGGCGATGGGCGTCTCTACGGAGAAGATCTACCGCACCGAGGAGCTCGCGCCGGGCGAAAACATCGTCTTTAGCGCGACCGGCATCACCGACGGCGACATGCTGAAAGGCGTGCGCTTCTTTAAAGACGGCGCGCGCACGCACACCGTCTCGATGGGGTATAAGTCGCGGGTGCTGCGCTTTTCGGACGCGGTGCACCTGCTGGGCGACGGGGCGCGGGTGACGATTCAGATCTAG
- the hisIE gene encoding bifunctional phosphoribosyl-AMP cyclohydrolase/phosphoribosyl-ATP diphosphatase HisIE: protein MDRTPVDPPLRPEALRFDERGLVPVVTQDAHTAQVLMLAYANREAVAKTLETGEAHYYSRSRGELWRKGATSGHVQRVVEVRVDCDADALLYRVVQTGAACHTGARSCFYRALTARAEPGIGEMMATLEDVVAARLAELPEGSYVTKLHARGLGYVAQKVVEEAGESVVAALTEARGELAGEAADLLFHLTVLLHESGSSLHDVAAVLAARHGAPHKGQG, encoded by the coding sequence ATGGACCGCACCCCCGTAGACCCCCCCCTGCGCCCCGAGGCGCTGCGCTTCGACGAGCGCGGCCTCGTCCCGGTCGTGACGCAAGACGCCCACACCGCCCAGGTCTTGATGCTGGCGTACGCCAACCGGGAGGCGGTGGCGAAAACCCTCGAGACCGGCGAGGCGCACTACTACAGCCGCTCGCGCGGCGAGCTCTGGCGCAAGGGGGCGACGAGCGGGCACGTGCAGCGGGTCGTCGAGGTGCGCGTCGACTGCGACGCCGACGCGCTGCTCTACCGCGTCGTGCAGACGGGCGCGGCGTGCCACACGGGCGCGCGGAGCTGCTTTTACCGGGCGCTCACGGCGCGCGCCGAGCCCGGGATCGGTGAGATGATGGCGACCTTGGAGGACGTCGTCGCGGCGCGCCTCGCCGAGCTGCCGGAAGGCTCTTACGTCACCAAGCTCCACGCGCGCGGCCTCGGCTACGTGGCGCAGAAGGTCGTCGAGGAGGCGGGGGAGAGCGTCGTGGCGGCCCTCACCGAGGCGCGCGGGGAGCTCGCCGGGGAGGCCGCCGATTTGCTCTTTCACCTCACGGTGCTGCTCCACGAGAGCGGCTCTAGCCTGCACGACGTCGCAGCCGTGCTCGCCGCGCGGCACGGCGCCCCGCACAAAGGGCAGGGGTAG
- the dusA gene encoding tRNA dihydrouridine(20/20a) synthase DusA codes for MTPRRPPYPLSVAPMMDWTDRHYRAFMRGVTRRTLLYTEMVHVNAVLRGDRERVLGFSEFEKPLALQLGGDDPRKLAACARVAEDWGYSELNLNVGCPSPRVQRGNFGACLMAQPERVAACVAAMREATTLPVTVKHRIGIDDRDRFDDLAHFVEVVAQAAPARFTVHARKAWLSGLSPKENRTVPPLRYEEVYQLKRLHPELEIELNGGVRSLEAAAAHLGRVDAVMIGRAAYEDPYALARADALFYGAPHVPTRREVVEAFLPYASRQLERGVPLASLTRHLLGLFTGAPGARAWRRLLSEQAHQPGAGVEVLERALGALPDEVLDARPEVSAPQPAPTRAPATATQGFGQR; via the coding sequence ATGACACCCCGCCGCCCCCCCTACCCCCTAAGCGTCGCCCCCATGATGGACTGGACCGACCGCCACTACCGCGCTTTTATGCGCGGCGTGACGCGGCGCACCCTGCTCTACACCGAGATGGTCCACGTCAACGCCGTGCTGCGCGGCGACCGGGAGCGGGTGCTGGGCTTTTCCGAGTTTGAAAAACCGCTCGCGCTGCAGCTCGGGGGGGACGACCCGCGAAAGCTCGCCGCGTGCGCGCGCGTCGCCGAGGACTGGGGCTACAGCGAACTCAACCTCAACGTCGGGTGCCCGTCGCCGCGGGTGCAGCGCGGCAACTTCGGCGCCTGCTTGATGGCGCAGCCGGAGCGGGTCGCCGCGTGCGTCGCGGCGATGCGCGAGGCCACCACCTTGCCGGTGACCGTAAAGCACCGCATCGGCATCGACGACCGCGACCGCTTCGACGACCTCGCACACTTCGTCGAGGTCGTCGCGCAGGCGGCTCCCGCCCGCTTCACCGTCCACGCGCGCAAGGCGTGGCTCTCGGGGCTCTCGCCGAAGGAGAACCGCACGGTGCCGCCGCTGCGCTACGAGGAGGTCTACCAGCTTAAACGCCTGCACCCCGAGCTCGAGATCGAGCTTAACGGCGGCGTGCGCAGCCTCGAGGCCGCCGCGGCGCACTTGGGGCGCGTCGACGCCGTGATGATCGGCCGCGCCGCCTACGAGGACCCCTACGCGCTCGCGCGCGCCGACGCCCTCTTTTACGGCGCGCCTCACGTGCCGACGCGCCGCGAGGTCGTCGAGGCGTTTTTACCCTACGCGAGCCGGCAGCTCGAGCGGGGCGTCCCGCTCGCCAGCTTGACGCGGCACCTCTTGGGGCTCTTTACGGGCGCGCCGGGCGCGCGGGCGTGGCGGCGCCTGCTCAGCGAGCAGGCCCACCAGCCGGGCGCGGGCGTCGAGGTTTTAGAGCGCGCCCTTGGGGCCCTTCCGGACGAGGTCCTCGACGCCCGCCCCGAGGTGAGCGCGCCCCAACCCGCCCCGACGCGAGCCCCGGCGACGGCCACGCAGGGGTTTGGGCAACGGTGA
- the purN gene encoding phosphoribosylglycinamide formyltransferase, translating into MVFPLGRPARLAVLASGRGSNLRALAAAFPPGDPLGSVVLVLSNRRDAPVLALARDLGIEARFIPFGADRARFEREATAQLTAAGIDLVLLAGFMRVLSPAFTARYAGRLVNIHPSLLPRFPGLHAQRQALEAGARESGCTVHFVDAGVDTGPVILQRRVPVLPDDTEERLAARILAQEHRAYPEAVRRVLLGEARFEAPQNQEATP; encoded by the coding sequence ATGGTCTTTCCTCTCGGCCGCCCCGCACGCCTCGCCGTGCTCGCGTCGGGGCGGGGTTCGAATCTGCGCGCGCTCGCTGCCGCCTTCCCCCCGGGCGACCCGCTCGGGTCGGTCGTTTTGGTGCTGTCGAACCGGCGCGACGCACCCGTGCTGGCGCTGGCTCGCGACCTGGGGATCGAAGCCCGCTTCATCCCCTTCGGCGCCGATCGGGCGCGCTTCGAACGCGAGGCGACGGCGCAGCTGACGGCGGCGGGCATCGACCTCGTGCTCCTGGCGGGCTTTATGCGGGTGCTCTCGCCCGCCTTTACCGCGCGCTACGCGGGGCGGCTTGTGAACATCCACCCCTCGCTGCTCCCCCGCTTCCCGGGGTTGCACGCGCAGCGCCAGGCGCTCGAAGCGGGCGCGCGCGAGTCGGGCTGCACGGTGCACTTCGTCGACGCCGGCGTCGACACCGGCCCCGTCATCTTGCAGCGGCGCGTCCCCGTGTTGCCGGACGACACCGAGGAGCGCCTCGCCGCGCGCATCCTTGCCCAGGAGCACCGCGCCTACCCCGAGGCGGTTCGGCGGGTGCTCTTGGGCGAGGCGCGCTTCGAGGCTCCGCAGAACCAGGAGGCGACCCCGTGA